A genomic stretch from Deltaproteobacteria bacterium includes:
- the katG gene encoding catalase/peroxidase HPI: MALCAMTLSPAALAADKSEDGAGGSDRQTLDNQFWWPKRLDLGPLRQHGDSSDPQGAKFNYGDEFKKLDLKAVKKEIAKVLTTSQDWWPADWGTYAPFFIRMAWHSAGTYRIADGRGGAGGGQQRFEPLNSWPDNANLDKARRLLWPIKKKYGKKLSWADLMVLAGNVALESMGFETYGFAGGRPDDWEADLVYWGPEKKFLADERYKGDRKLDNPLAAVQMGLIYVNPEGPNGKPDPLAAAKDIRETFGRMAMNDEETVALIAGGHTFGKAHGAKDPSKCLGPEPAAAGIEEQGFGWKNKCGKGHGADTITSGLEGAWSVSPTKWTSQYLDNLFAFEWEQTKSPAGATQWIPKDDAGNNLVPDAHDKTKRHAPIMFTTDLALKFDPAYQKIAKRFQENPQEFQRAFAKAWFKLMHRDMGPRSRYLGPEVPKEELAWQDPVPAATSKPLVAKDIAALKAKILSSGFSTADLVRTAWASAASFRGTDMRGGANGARIRLAPMKDWAVNDPAELTKTLAKLESIQSDFNKAQGKSGKQVSLADVIVLGGNAAIEKAAKAAGVTVEVPFTPGRTDASQEQTDVVAVSVLEPKADAFRNFYGEGNFLSPTEMLVERANLLTLTVPEMTVLVGGMRALDANSGHSKHGILTAKPGTLTNDFFVNLLDMSTAWQKSANDEGIYEGVDRKSGAVKWTATPVDLIFGSQSELRALAEYYAAEDSKDQFVRDFAKAWGKVMMLDRFDVKS; encoded by the coding sequence ATGGCGCTCTGCGCCATGACCTTATCTCCAGCCGCTTTGGCTGCAGATAAGTCCGAGGACGGTGCTGGCGGCAGTGACCGCCAGACTTTGGATAATCAGTTTTGGTGGCCGAAGCGTTTAGACTTAGGACCGCTACGCCAGCACGGTGATAGCTCCGATCCCCAGGGCGCTAAGTTCAACTACGGTGATGAGTTCAAAAAGTTAGATCTGAAGGCCGTCAAGAAAGAGATCGCCAAGGTCCTGACCACGTCTCAGGACTGGTGGCCTGCTGACTGGGGCACCTATGCACCGTTTTTCATCCGCATGGCCTGGCACAGTGCCGGAACTTACCGGATTGCCGATGGGCGTGGTGGTGCCGGTGGTGGGCAGCAGCGTTTTGAGCCGCTTAACAGCTGGCCAGACAACGCCAATTTGGACAAGGCGCGTCGGCTCCTGTGGCCGATTAAGAAGAAGTACGGCAAAAAGCTATCTTGGGCGGACTTGATGGTCCTTGCTGGCAACGTGGCACTCGAGTCTATGGGTTTTGAAACCTACGGATTCGCCGGTGGTCGTCCCGATGATTGGGAGGCCGATCTTGTTTACTGGGGGCCGGAGAAAAAGTTCCTCGCCGACGAGCGCTACAAAGGCGACCGTAAACTCGATAACCCGCTTGCAGCCGTGCAAATGGGCCTCATCTACGTGAATCCTGAGGGCCCGAACGGTAAGCCTGATCCGCTGGCAGCGGCCAAAGACATCCGCGAGACCTTTGGCCGGATGGCGATGAACGACGAAGAGACCGTCGCCCTGATAGCCGGTGGTCACACCTTTGGTAAAGCGCACGGTGCTAAAGATCCGTCTAAGTGTCTTGGTCCAGAGCCGGCCGCCGCGGGCATCGAGGAGCAAGGGTTTGGCTGGAAGAACAAGTGTGGCAAAGGCCATGGCGCCGACACGATCACCAGTGGCCTTGAAGGCGCCTGGTCGGTTAGCCCCACCAAGTGGACCTCGCAATACCTGGACAACCTATTTGCTTTCGAATGGGAGCAGACCAAGAGTCCTGCCGGTGCAACGCAGTGGATACCGAAGGATGATGCTGGGAATAATCTGGTTCCCGACGCTCACGACAAGACGAAACGTCATGCACCGATCATGTTTACAACGGACTTGGCGCTTAAGTTTGATCCTGCCTACCAAAAGATCGCCAAGCGTTTCCAAGAAAATCCACAGGAATTTCAGCGCGCCTTTGCCAAAGCTTGGTTTAAGCTGATGCACCGCGACATGGGTCCACGTTCGCGCTACCTTGGTCCTGAAGTGCCTAAGGAAGAGTTGGCATGGCAAGACCCAGTACCAGCAGCTACCTCCAAGCCGCTCGTTGCTAAAGACATCGCAGCGCTCAAGGCAAAGATCCTCAGCTCGGGGTTCAGCACTGCGGACCTCGTCCGTACGGCATGGGCTTCGGCTGCCAGCTTCCGCGGCACTGATATGCGCGGTGGTGCTAACGGGGCGCGGATTCGTCTAGCTCCGATGAAAGACTGGGCCGTCAACGATCCAGCTGAGCTTACCAAAACCTTGGCTAAACTGGAGTCGATTCAAAGCGACTTCAATAAGGCGCAGGGTAAGAGTGGCAAACAAGTATCTCTCGCCGACGTGATCGTACTCGGTGGCAACGCTGCCATCGAGAAGGCGGCAAAAGCTGCTGGCGTCACGGTAGAAGTGCCGTTTACCCCAGGCCGCACCGATGCTAGCCAAGAGCAAACGGACGTGGTTGCAGTCTCCGTGCTTGAGCCGAAGGCTGATGCTTTCCGTAACTTCTACGGCGAAGGCAATTTCCTGTCACCGACAGAGATGTTGGTGGAGCGTGCCAATCTTCTGACCTTGACTGTTCCGGAAATGACTGTGCTCGTTGGCGGCATGCGAGCCTTGGATGCTAACTCGGGACACTCTAAACACGGTATCTTGACCGCGAAGCCGGGTACTCTCACGAACGACTTCTTCGTCAACCTGCTTGACATGTCTACTGCATGGCAAAAATCCGCTAATGACGAAGGTATCTACGAAGGTGTGGATCGCAAGTCGGGCGCCGTTAAGTGGACCGCGACCCCAGTTGATCTGATCTTTGGCTCGCAGTCGGAGCTCCGCGCTCTTGCTGAGTACTACGCCGCTGAAGACAGCAAGGACCAGTTCGTTCGTGACTTTGCTAAAGCGTGGGGCAAAGTTATGATGCTTGATCGCTTCGACGTGAAGTCGTAA
- a CDS encoding PilT/PilU family type 4a pilus ATPase has translation MELDRILKVAVRGGASDVLLKTGVMPRFRFNGDIIQLSDGQEITVEIMSDWVTRILPAHLRERLEKRGDADFAYQTLDGNRFRGHVFKQRQTFSLVFRVITQHIRSMEELQLPKILKRLSDEKRGLVLVTGATGSGKSTTLAAMVQRINKERSTHIVTIEDPIEFLFADHMSTIQQREIGIDAESFATALHGAMRQNPDVILVGELRDQNTIETALMAAETGHLVLSTLHTTDAAETLTRMLSYFPPHQHEVLRQMMASTLKAVISQRLVTRIDGKARVAAFEILVNNATVRDHILKNGNFEDLHGIIGHSGEAYGMQTFDDSLLALFKAGVISAEQALAQATKRDNMHLKMRGVGT, from the coding sequence ATGGAATTAGACCGCATCTTGAAGGTAGCTGTGCGTGGCGGAGCAAGCGACGTCTTACTGAAGACCGGCGTTATGCCACGGTTTCGCTTTAATGGTGACATCATCCAGTTAAGCGACGGCCAGGAAATCACCGTCGAAATCATGTCCGACTGGGTCACGCGGATCCTTCCGGCGCACCTCCGCGAGCGCCTCGAGAAGCGTGGCGACGCCGATTTTGCCTATCAAACATTGGATGGCAATCGCTTCCGCGGACACGTCTTTAAGCAGCGGCAGACTTTTAGCCTGGTGTTTCGCGTTATCACGCAGCACATACGCTCCATGGAAGAACTGCAACTACCAAAAATACTAAAGCGCCTCAGCGACGAAAAACGCGGACTAGTCCTGGTGACGGGAGCAACCGGCTCTGGCAAGTCGACAACTTTGGCAGCCATGGTGCAGCGCATCAACAAGGAGCGTTCAACACACATTGTGACGATCGAAGACCCTATCGAATTTTTGTTCGCCGACCACATGTCGACCATTCAGCAGCGAGAGATTGGCATAGACGCCGAGTCTTTTGCCACAGCGCTCCACGGGGCCATGCGGCAAAACCCTGATGTCATCCTAGTCGGCGAGCTGCGTGATCAAAACACTATCGAAACCGCCCTGATGGCCGCAGAAACCGGTCATCTAGTCCTCTCCACCTTGCACACGACGGACGCAGCCGAGACGCTCACGCGTATGCTCTCGTACTTCCCGCCGCATCAACATGAAGTGCTGCGTCAGATGATGGCAAGTACTCTCAAAGCCGTGATTTCCCAGCGCCTGGTCACCCGCATTGACGGTAAGGCGCGCGTGGCAGCATTCGAGATCCTCGTCAATAACGCTACGGTGAGAGACCACATCCTCAAAAACGGAAATTTCGAGGACCTCCACGGGATCATTGGCCACAGCGGTGAGGCCTACGGCATGCAAACCTTCGATGATTCGCTACTAGCACTATTTAAAGCCGGCGTCATTAGTGCCGAGCAAGCCCTGGCCCAAGCGACCAAACGCGATAACATGCACCTCAAGATGCGCGGTGTAGGCACCTAA